A region of Siniperca chuatsi isolate FFG_IHB_CAS linkage group LG23, ASM2008510v1, whole genome shotgun sequence DNA encodes the following proteins:
- the dusp16 gene encoding dual specificity protein phosphatase 16, with product MSERPAGPESWSKSGSGILRPGGVQPIEAEALVALLEGGLDRVVLIDSRPFVDYNASHILEAVNVNCSKLMKRRLQQDKVQIAELLQHSAKKKLELQGDQEVVVYDQSSSDPTALSSESFLSVLLLKLERSFPSVHLLSGGFSEFSHLFPGLCEGKSTLVPSCISQPCLPVTNIGPTRILPHLYLGCQRDVLNKDLMQQNDIVYVLNASNTCPKPDFIPESHFLRVPVNDSFCEKILPWLDRSVEFIEKAKASNARVLVHCLAGISRSATIAIAYIMKRMDMTLDEAYRFVKEKRPTISPNFNFLGQLLDFEKKIKSPHGTETKLKSLHHPEPSSEAPAQPEDLEPPACQEAPVGPGLALLEPLTLPCVLADAPEERLLAQALSGLQLADGPEDNARLKRSFSLDIKSYGEPGGNAPHRVFVPHGGSGDAADFYKPSAFKEPTSKPCQFSPVQEVSEQSTPEQSPDKEEAVGPERVAPPASSGFTKPPPAAPNCSHQLHRSGSMEENATSFLFGLSRSQQHLAKPGSSGALKGWHSDILLGPVTVSTSSLAGGWYLSSDSTRFYSTSAILSGGSFAAYSCGHGLEAVRRRSRQRTGDRGDSRRSWHEESSFEKQLKRRSCQMEFGDGMTDSRSREEMGKVGSQSSFSGSMEIIEVS from the exons ATGTCGGAGCGGCCTGCGGGACCAGAATCATGGTCCAAGTCTGGTTCCGGGATACTAAGGCCCGGGGGGGTACAGCCCATCGAGGCGGAGGCTCTGGTGGCCCTGCTGGAGGGGGGGCTGGACCGGGTGGTGCTGATCGACAGCCGGCCCTTCGTGGACTACAACGCCTCACACATCCTGGAGGCGGTGAATGTGAACTGCTCCAAGCTGATGAAGAGGAGGCTGCAGCAGGACAAAGTCCAGATcgctgagctgctgcagcactcGGCCAAGAAGAAG ttgGAGCTGCAGGGCGATCAGGAGGTCGTTGTATACGATCAGAGTTCTTCAGACCCGACTGCTCTCAGCTCCGAGTCTTTCCTCAGCGTCCTGTTGCTGAAACTGGAGAGGAGCTTCCCCTCCGTACATCTGCTCTCAG GTGGATTCTCAGAGTTCTCCCACCTGTTTCCTGGTCTGTGCGAGGGGAAGTCCACTCTGGTTCCCTCCTGTATCTCTCAGCCCTGCCTGCCGGTCACCAACATCGGGCCGACCCGCATCCTGCCTCACCTGTACCTGGGCTGCCAGAGAGACGTCCTCAACAAG GATCTGATGCAGCAGAACGACATCGTCTACGTCCTGAACGCCAGTAACACCTGCCCCAAACCTGACTTCATCCCGGAGTCTCACTTCCTGAGAGTTCCTGTTAACGACTCCTTCTGTGAGAAGATCCTGCCCTGGCTGGACAGATCGGTGGAGTTCATAG agAAGGCTAAAGCCTCCAACGCTCGGGTCCTGGTTCACTGTCTGGCTGGAATCTCCCGCTCAGCCACCATCGCCATCGCCTACATCATGAAGAGGATGGACATGACATTGGACGAGGCATACAG GTTTGTGAAGGAGAAGAGGCCGACCATCTCTCCCAACTTTAACTTCCTGGGTCAGCTGCTGGACTTCGAGAAGAAGATAAAAAGTCCTCACGGTACTGAAACTAAACTGAAGTCCCTCCATCATCCGGAGCCCAGCAGTGAGGCCCCCGCTCAACCCGAGGACCTGGAGCCTCCGGCCTGCCAGGAGGCCCCCGTGGGCCCCGGCCTGGCCCTGCTGGAGCCCCTCACCCTGCCGTGTGTTTTAGCCGACGCCCCCGAGGAGCGTCTGCTGGCTCAGGCTCTGAGCGGCCTGCAGCTCGCCGACGGACCTGAAGACAACGCCCGGCTGAAGCGCTCCTTCTCTCTGGACATCAAGTCGTACGGCGAGCCGGGCGGGAACGCTCCTCACCGAGTGTTCGTCCCTCACGGTGGATCAGGAGACGCCGCCGACTTCTACAAACCGTCTGCCTTCAAAGAGCCGACCAGTAAACCCTGCCAGTTCTCCCCGGTGCAGGAGGTTTCAGAGCAGTCCACTCCGGAGCAGAGCCCCGACAAAGAGGAGGCCGTCGGACCGGAGCGAGTcgcgccgccggcctccagcgGCTTCACCAAACCTCCGCCCGCTGCTCCGAACTGTTCGCACCAGCTGCACCGGAGTGGCAGCATGGAGGAGAACGCCACCAGCTTCCTGTTCGGCCTCTCGCGCAGCCAGCAGCATCTGGCCAAACCGGGATCCAGCGGGGCCCTGAAAGGCTGGCACTCAGACATCCTGCTGGGGCCCGTCACcgtctccacctcctccctggCCGGCGGTTGGTACCTCTCCTCCGACTCCACGCGCTTCTACTCCACCTCAGCCATCCTGAGCGGCGGCAGCTTCGCGGCCTACAGCTGCGGCCACGGCCTGGAGGCGGTGCGGCGGCGCAGCCGGCAGAGGACGGGCGACCGCGGGGACTCGAGGAGGAGCTGGCACGAAGAGAGCAGCTTCGAGAAGCAGCTGAAGCGACGCAGCTGTCAGATGGAGTTTGGAGACGGGATGACGGACAGCAGGTCCAGAGAGGAGATGGGGAAGGTGGGGAGTCAGTCGAGCTTCTCCGGCAGCATGGAGATCATCGAGGTGTCCTGA